In Legionella sp. PATHC035, a genomic segment contains:
- the rplX gene encoding 50S ribosomal protein L24 produces the protein MKRIQKGDDVIIIAGKSKGHRGKVLRVTENGVVVEGGNLIKKHVKPNPQKPENKGGIITLEAPVHVSNVAHFNPNTNKADKVGFKFIESNGVSKKVRYFKSDNEIIDRV, from the coding sequence ATGAAACGTATTCAAAAAGGCGATGATGTAATTATAATTGCCGGTAAAAGTAAAGGTCATAGAGGTAAAGTCCTACGTGTCACTGAAAATGGCGTTGTTGTTGAAGGTGGAAACTTAATAAAAAAACATGTTAAGCCTAACCCACAAAAGCCTGAAAACAAGGGTGGAATTATTACTCTTGAGGCGCCAGTACACGTTTCAAACGTTGCTCATTTTAATCCCAACACGAATAAAGCAGATAAAGTAGGATTTAAATTTATTGAGAGTAACGGTGTTAGTAAAAAAGTTAGATATTTTAAATCTGACAATGAAATAATTGACCGTGTTTAA
- the rplB gene encoding 50S ribosomal protein L2 yields the protein MALLKSKPTSPGKRGELRVVHHHIHKGRPHDALVEKLKKTGGRNNQGRITVRHIGGGQRNQYRIIDFKRNKDGIEARVERIEYDPNRTALIALIVYKDGERRYIIAPSNLNVGDTVVSGADSPISIGNCLPLKNIPVGTTIHCVEMKPGKGAQVLRSAGASGQIVAKEGIYATLRLRSGEMRKIHVLCRAVIGEVSNSEHSLRALGKAGAKRWRGIRPTVRGVAMNPVDHPHGGGEGRTSGGRHPVSPWGLPTKGYKTRSNKRTDNFIVRRRKKK from the coding sequence ATGGCACTATTAAAATCTAAACCTACATCGCCAGGAAAGCGTGGCGAATTGCGCGTGGTTCATCACCATATTCATAAAGGAAGACCACATGATGCTTTAGTTGAAAAACTGAAGAAAACTGGTGGACGGAATAACCAAGGTAGAATCACTGTAAGACATATCGGTGGTGGTCAGCGTAACCAATATCGTATTATTGATTTTAAACGCAATAAGGATGGGATCGAAGCTCGTGTTGAGCGTATTGAATACGATCCAAACCGTACTGCACTCATTGCACTAATTGTTTATAAAGATGGTGAAAGAAGATATATTATTGCTCCATCTAATTTAAACGTGGGCGATACAGTAGTAAGTGGTGCTGATTCACCTATTAGCATAGGTAATTGTCTTCCACTAAAAAATATTCCTGTTGGTACTACAATTCACTGTGTTGAGATGAAACCAGGAAAAGGTGCCCAGGTCTTAAGAAGTGCTGGAGCGAGCGGACAAATAGTTGCTAAAGAAGGCATTTATGCAACATTAAGACTTCGTTCAGGCGAAATGCGCAAAATTCATGTTCTTTGCAGAGCGGTAATTGGTGAAGTAAGTAATAGTGAGCATAGTTTGCGCGCATTAGGTAAAGCCGGAGCAAAACGTTGGAGAGGTATTCGTCCAACAGTACGTGGGGTTGCTATGAACCCAGTTGATCACCCACATGGTGGTGGTGAGGGTCGTACTTCTGGTGGACGTCATCCAGTGTCTCCATGGGGCTTACCTACTAAAGGTTACAAAACCAGAAGTAATAAGCGTACTGATAATTTTATTGTCAGAAGACGTAAAAAGAAATAA
- the rplV gene encoding 50S ribosomal protein L22: MEVTAKLKGAPLSAQKGRLVADMIRNMKVSGALDVLKFTPKKGAQLMLKLLESAIANAENNNGADIDDLKVGMVCVDEAMTLKRISPRAKGRANRICKRTCHITIKVSDEE, translated from the coding sequence ATGGAAGTTACAGCAAAATTGAAAGGTGCTCCCTTATCCGCTCAAAAGGGCAGATTGGTAGCAGATATGATACGAAATATGAAAGTATCTGGTGCACTTGATGTCCTCAAGTTTACACCAAAAAAAGGTGCTCAATTAATGCTCAAATTATTGGAGTCAGCAATTGCTAATGCTGAAAATAATAATGGGGCAGATATTGATGATTTAAAAGTAGGTATGGTCTGTGTTGATGAAGCAATGACTTTAAAACGCATTAGTCCCAGAGCTAAAGGACGTGCAAATAGAATTTGTAAACGTACCTGCCATATCACGATTAAAGTGTCTGACGAGGAATAG
- the fusA gene encoding elongation factor G, producing the protein MSTPLKLYRNIGIAAHVDAGKTTTTERVLYYTGMSHKIGEVHDGAATMDWMVQEQERGITITSAATTCYWPGMDKQFEPHRINIIDTPGHVDFMIEVERSLRVLDGAVVVFDSVSGVEPQSETVWRQANKYGVPRIVFVNKMDRMGANFLRVVSQIKQRLGSNPVVVQLPIGAEEEFKGVIDLIKMKAIHWDEENKGMTFQYKEVPEDLKEQCEEYRALLVEAAAEATEELMEKYLEGEELTEAEIKTALRQLTISNQIVPVFCGSAFKNKGVQAVLDGVIEYLPSPTDIPDVQGVDEDGNPASRKTSYDAPFSALAFKIATDPFVGTLTYFRTYSGVLKSGDTVYNSVKAKRERIGRLLQMHANSREEIKEVRAGDIAAAVGLKTVMTGDTLCDTESVVILERMDFPDPVIAVAVEPKTKADQEKMGIALGKLAQEDPSFRVHTDEESGQTIIEGMGELHLEIIVDRMKREFNVEANVGKPQVAYRETLKQPVEQEGKFVRQSGGRGQYGHVWLKIEPQEPGKGYEFINAIVGGVIPKEYIPAVDKGVQEQMQNGVIAGYPVVDVKVTLFDGSFHEVDSSEMAFKIAGSQCFKQGALKAKPVLLEPIMSVEVVTPEDYMGDVMGDLNRRRGLVQGMEDSPAGKIVRAEVPLAEMFGYSTDLRSATQGRATYTMEFSKYAEAPTNIAEAIIKKQ; encoded by the coding sequence GTGTCTACTCCATTAAAGTTGTATAGAAACATAGGCATTGCTGCGCATGTCGATGCTGGAAAAACTACAACGACAGAGCGCGTACTGTACTATACTGGTATGTCTCATAAAATTGGTGAAGTGCATGACGGTGCTGCAACAATGGACTGGATGGTCCAGGAGCAGGAGCGCGGTATTACCATTACTTCAGCAGCAACAACATGTTACTGGCCAGGCATGGACAAGCAGTTCGAGCCTCACCGTATCAATATTATTGATACTCCAGGACATGTGGACTTTATGATTGAAGTAGAGCGTTCACTACGCGTACTTGATGGTGCTGTTGTTGTGTTCGATTCAGTATCTGGCGTAGAGCCACAATCTGAAACAGTTTGGCGTCAAGCTAATAAATATGGCGTGCCACGTATCGTCTTTGTCAATAAGATGGATAGAATGGGAGCTAATTTCCTGCGAGTGGTGAGCCAAATTAAACAAAGGCTAGGTTCTAATCCTGTTGTTGTTCAACTACCTATTGGTGCTGAAGAAGAGTTTAAAGGGGTTATTGACCTCATTAAGATGAAAGCAATTCATTGGGATGAAGAAAATAAAGGGATGACCTTCCAATATAAAGAGGTTCCTGAGGATCTTAAAGAGCAATGCGAAGAATATCGTGCCCTACTTGTTGAGGCCGCTGCCGAAGCAACAGAAGAACTTATGGAAAAATATCTTGAAGGTGAAGAACTTACCGAAGCAGAAATTAAGACAGCACTTCGTCAATTGACAATTAGCAACCAAATTGTCCCTGTATTCTGCGGTTCAGCCTTTAAAAATAAAGGGGTTCAAGCAGTATTGGATGGTGTCATTGAGTATTTGCCTTCCCCAACTGATATTCCTGATGTGCAAGGAGTGGATGAGGACGGTAATCCAGCCTCACGCAAGACAAGTTATGATGCACCGTTCTCAGCTTTGGCGTTTAAAATTGCAACGGATCCATTTGTTGGAACACTAACTTATTTTAGAACTTATTCTGGTGTTTTAAAAAGCGGTGATACGGTTTACAACTCGGTGAAAGCAAAAAGAGAGCGTATTGGACGTTTATTACAAATGCATGCCAATTCCCGCGAAGAAATTAAAGAAGTAAGAGCGGGTGATATTGCTGCTGCGGTTGGACTCAAAACAGTAATGACTGGTGATACTTTATGTGATACAGAAAGTGTTGTTATCTTAGAAAGAATGGACTTTCCAGATCCAGTAATTGCAGTTGCGGTTGAGCCCAAAACAAAGGCGGACCAAGAAAAAATGGGTATTGCCCTTGGTAAGTTAGCCCAAGAAGACCCATCATTCAGAGTTCATACTGATGAAGAATCTGGACAAACCATTATTGAAGGAATGGGTGAGCTTCATCTGGAAATTATTGTTGACCGCATGAAACGTGAGTTTAATGTGGAAGCTAATGTTGGTAAGCCTCAAGTTGCCTATCGTGAAACACTAAAACAACCTGTGGAGCAAGAAGGCAAATTTGTAAGACAGTCAGGTGGACGTGGACAATACGGTCACGTTTGGTTGAAAATTGAACCTCAAGAGCCTGGAAAAGGTTACGAATTTATCAATGCAATCGTCGGTGGTGTTATTCCTAAAGAATACATCCCTGCAGTTGATAAAGGGGTTCAAGAACAGATGCAAAATGGTGTTATCGCTGGTTATCCTGTAGTGGATGTTAAAGTCACGTTGTTTGATGGCTCATTCCATGAAGTGGATTCTAGTGAGATGGCATTTAAAATCGCTGGTTCACAATGCTTCAAGCAAGGTGCATTAAAAGCTAAACCTGTATTACTTGAACCGATTATGAGTGTTGAAGTTGTTACCCCTGAAGATTATATGGGGGATGTTATGGGCGACCTTAACAGACGACGTGGTTTAGTTCAAGGAATGGAAGATTCCCCTGCAGGAAAAATTGTGAGGGCAGAAGTTCCATTGGCAGAGATGTTTGGTTATTCGACCGATTTACGTTCTGCGACTCAAGGAAGAGCTACATATACTATGGAATTTTCTAAGTACGCGGAAGCACCAACGAACATTGCTGAAGCAATTATTAAGAAACAATAA
- the rpsS gene encoding 30S ribosomal protein S19: MARSIRKGPFVDHHLIAKVEAAIESKSKKPIKTWSRRSTIVPEMIDLTIAVHNGKDHIPVYITDNMVGHKLGEFAMTRTFKGHSGDRKAKGK, encoded by the coding sequence GTGGCTCGTTCTATAAGAAAAGGTCCTTTTGTTGACCATCATTTGATTGCCAAAGTAGAAGCTGCAATTGAATCGAAATCAAAGAAACCAATTAAAACATGGTCAAGACGATCAACAATCGTTCCTGAAATGATTGACCTGACAATTGCTGTTCATAACGGTAAAGATCATATCCCTGTTTACATAACAGATAATATGGTCGGTCATAAATTAGGTGAGTTTGCCATGACTCGAACTTTCAAAGGCCACTCTGGTGACAGAAAGGCTAAAGGTAAATAA
- the rpsQ gene encoding 30S ribosomal protein S17, which produces MSNSESNARTMVGKVVSDKMDKTIVVMIERSVKHPKYGKIMKRRSKLHAHDENQVCKIGNIVKIRESRPLSKTKSWVLVEVIS; this is translated from the coding sequence ATGTCTAATAGTGAATCAAATGCCAGAACAATGGTTGGAAAAGTAGTTAGTGACAAAATGGATAAAACCATAGTTGTGATGATTGAACGTTCTGTTAAGCATCCAAAGTATGGAAAAATTATGAAACGTAGATCCAAATTACATGCTCATGATGAAAATCAAGTATGTAAAATTGGTAATATTGTCAAGATCCGTGAGTCAAGACCACTCTCTAAAACAAAAAGCTGGGTATTAGTCGAAGTAATTTCTTAA
- the rplD gene encoding 50S ribosomal protein L4, whose protein sequence is MEITTIDTNAKLTLNQEVFAYGYNEGLIHQAVVTYMNNARSGNSAQKTRSEVSGGGKKPWNQKGTGRARAGTIRSPIWRSGGVTFASKKRDYSQKINKKMYKRALRSIISELCRTGNLIVVSDFQCESKKTKDFVNKMNQLNIKNALIVMGEVGENEYFGSRNLIDYDICDVTTIDPVSLLKFEKVVVTEAAIKKIEEQLQ, encoded by the coding sequence ATGGAAATTACTACTATAGATACAAATGCAAAATTAACACTGAATCAAGAAGTATTTGCATATGGTTATAATGAAGGCTTAATTCATCAAGCTGTAGTAACTTATATGAATAACGCGCGTAGCGGTAATAGCGCACAAAAAACACGTTCTGAAGTTAGTGGCGGTGGTAAAAAACCATGGAACCAAAAAGGTACTGGTCGTGCACGTGCTGGTACGATTAGAAGCCCAATATGGAGAAGCGGTGGTGTTACATTCGCTTCTAAAAAAAGAGATTATTCACAAAAAATTAATAAAAAAATGTACAAACGTGCATTACGTAGTATAATCTCAGAACTTTGCCGCACTGGTAACTTGATTGTTGTTAGCGATTTCCAATGCGAAAGCAAAAAAACTAAAGATTTTGTTAATAAAATGAACCAACTTAACATTAAAAATGCACTCATTGTGATGGGTGAAGTTGGTGAGAATGAATATTTTGGTTCTAGAAACTTAATTGACTACGATATCTGCGACGTTACAACTATAGATCCTGTTTCTTTACTCAAATTTGAGAAAGTTGTTGTTACAGAAGCTGCAATTAAAAAAATTGAGGAACAGTTACAATGA
- the rpsL gene encoding 30S ribosomal protein S12 — translation MATINQLVRKPRVDVKKKSNVPALESCPQRRGVCTRVYTTTPKKPNSAMRKVARVRLTNGFEVSSYIGGEGHNLQEHSVVLIRGGRVKDLPGVRYHTVRGSLDTSGVNDRKQGRSKYGTKKPKDKK, via the coding sequence ATGGCTACTATTAATCAGTTAGTAAGAAAGCCTCGTGTGGACGTAAAGAAGAAAAGTAACGTACCTGCACTAGAGTCATGTCCACAGCGACGCGGTGTGTGCACACGCGTTTACACTACTACACCAAAAAAACCTAACTCAGCTATGCGTAAGGTTGCTCGTGTACGTTTGACGAATGGATTTGAAGTTTCATCATATATCGGTGGTGAAGGCCATAACCTTCAAGAACACTCTGTGGTTCTTATTAGAGGTGGTCGTGTTAAAGACTTGCCTGGTGTGCGTTACCACACAGTAAGAGGAAGCTTGGATACTTCAGGTGTTAACGATCGTAAACAAGGTCGTTCTAAATACGGTACCAAGAAGCCAAAAGATAAAAAATAA
- the rplW gene encoding 50S ribosomal protein L23 produces MNAERLLMVLREPHTSEKATVIADKLKQFTFKVLKTATKTEIKMAVENIFNVKVKNVSVVNVKGKTKRFKQMNGKRSDWKKAFVTLHADQDIDFTATE; encoded by the coding sequence ATGAACGCTGAAAGATTGTTGATGGTTCTACGTGAACCACATACTTCTGAAAAAGCTACTGTCATAGCTGATAAGCTGAAACAGTTCACTTTCAAAGTATTGAAAACTGCAACTAAGACTGAAATTAAAATGGCGGTAGAGAATATATTTAACGTTAAAGTTAAAAATGTATCGGTTGTCAATGTGAAGGGAAAAACAAAGCGTTTTAAGCAAATGAATGGAAAACGTAGTGACTGGAAAAAAGCATTTGTAACCCTTCATGCTGATCAAGATATTGACTTTACAGCTACCGAATAA
- the rpsC gene encoding 30S ribosomal protein S3: MGQKVNPIGIRLGIIKDWNSKWFAGKKYAEFLIQDIKLRTELKKKLMAAAVSKILIERPANNAVVTIQTARPGVIIGKKGGGIETLRSEISSKLGVPVHLNIEEIKKPELDATLVAEGIAQQLEQRVMFRRAMKRAVTSALKAGAKGIKICVSGRLGGAEIARSEWYREGRVPLHTFRADIDYGTAESKTTYGIIGVKVWIFKGEILPQKKRSSDVAQ; this comes from the coding sequence ATGGGACAAAAAGTTAACCCTATAGGCATACGCCTTGGTATTATTAAAGACTGGAACTCTAAGTGGTTCGCTGGTAAAAAATATGCTGAATTTTTAATTCAAGATATAAAATTACGTACTGAACTGAAAAAGAAACTTATGGCTGCTGCTGTAAGCAAAATTCTTATTGAACGTCCTGCTAATAATGCTGTAGTTACAATACAAACCGCACGACCTGGTGTAATTATTGGTAAAAAAGGTGGTGGTATTGAAACATTACGTAGTGAAATTTCCAGCAAATTAGGCGTACCAGTACACCTTAATATTGAAGAAATTAAAAAGCCTGAACTTGATGCAACCTTAGTTGCTGAGGGAATTGCGCAACAGTTAGAACAACGTGTTATGTTCCGACGCGCTATGAAACGTGCAGTAACTTCTGCTCTTAAGGCTGGTGCTAAAGGAATTAAAATTTGTGTCAGCGGCAGACTTGGTGGTGCTGAAATCGCGCGCAGTGAGTGGTATAGAGAAGGGCGAGTTCCTTTGCATACTTTCAGAGCAGATATTGATTATGGTACAGCAGAGTCTAAAACTACCTACGGTATTATTGGTGTAAAAGTCTGGATCTTCAAGGGCGAAATTCTCCCACAAAAGAAAAGATCATCTGACGTTGCCCAGTGA
- the rpsJ gene encoding 30S ribosomal protein S10, with protein MSSNQNIKIRLKSFDHRLIDLSTREIVETAKRTGAQVRGPIPLPVRKEKFTVLTSPHVNKDARDQYELRTHKRLVVIVHPTEKTVDALMKLDLAAGVDVQISLDD; from the coding sequence ATGAGTAGCAATCAAAACATTAAAATAAGATTAAAATCCTTTGATCATCGGTTGATTGACTTATCAACTCGAGAAATTGTTGAGACAGCAAAACGTACTGGCGCACAAGTTCGTGGGCCAATACCTCTGCCTGTCCGTAAGGAAAAATTTACTGTATTGACTTCACCGCATGTTAATAAAGATGCTCGAGATCAATATGAATTACGTACTCATAAACGCCTGGTCGTTATCGTTCATCCAACTGAAAAAACAGTAGATGCATTGATGAAGTTGGATCTGGCTGCTGGGGTTGATGTTCAGATAAGCCTTGATGACTAA
- the tuf gene encoding elongation factor Tu: MAKEKFERKKPHVNVGTIGHVDHGKTTLTAAITTIMAKKYGGTAKAYDQIDAAPEERERGITISTAHVEYESANRHYAHVDCPGHADYVKNMITGAAQMDGAILVVSAADGPMPQTREHILLSRQVGVPYIVVFMNKADMVDDPELLELVEMEVRDLLSSYDFPGDDIPIVVGSALKALEGDTSEIGVAAIEKLVETMDSYIPEPVRNIDKAFLLPIEDVFSISGRGTVVTGRVESGIVKVGEEIEIVGIRDTQKTTCTGVEMFRKLLDEGRAGDNVGVLLRGTKRDEVERGQVLAKPGTIKPHTKFEAEVYVLSKEEGGRHTPFFNGYRPQFYFRTTDVTGTCDLPSGVEMVMPGDNVQLTINLHAPIAMDEGLRFAIREGGRTVGAGVVAKIIE, translated from the coding sequence ATGGCGAAGGAAAAATTTGAACGTAAGAAGCCACACGTAAACGTGGGCACAATCGGTCACGTTGACCATGGTAAGACCACATTGACAGCGGCGATTACCACAATTATGGCTAAGAAGTATGGCGGAACAGCAAAGGCATATGACCAAATTGATGCTGCGCCAGAAGAGCGTGAACGCGGGATTACTATTTCTACAGCACACGTAGAATATGAATCAGCAAACCGCCACTATGCACACGTGGATTGCCCAGGACATGCTGACTACGTTAAGAATATGATTACTGGAGCGGCACAAATGGACGGAGCGATACTGGTAGTATCCGCTGCAGATGGTCCTATGCCGCAAACCAGAGAGCACATTCTGTTATCACGCCAAGTAGGTGTACCTTATATTGTTGTGTTCATGAACAAAGCAGATATGGTTGACGATCCAGAGTTGTTAGAATTGGTTGAGATGGAAGTACGTGATTTGCTAAGCAGTTACGATTTCCCTGGCGATGATATTCCAATTGTTGTTGGTTCTGCATTGAAAGCATTGGAAGGTGATACGAGCGAGATTGGTGTTGCAGCGATTGAGAAATTGGTTGAGACCATGGACTCTTACATCCCTGAGCCAGTACGAAACATCGATAAAGCATTCTTGTTGCCAATTGAAGACGTATTCTCTATTTCTGGACGCGGAACAGTAGTAACTGGTCGTGTAGAAAGTGGAATAGTCAAAGTGGGTGAAGAGATTGAGATTGTTGGTATCCGAGACACTCAAAAAACCACTTGTACCGGCGTTGAAATGTTCCGTAAGTTGTTGGACGAAGGACGCGCTGGAGATAACGTGGGCGTATTGTTACGCGGAACGAAACGCGACGAAGTTGAGCGTGGCCAGGTATTAGCTAAGCCAGGAACAATTAAGCCGCATACAAAATTTGAAGCGGAAGTATACGTATTATCAAAAGAAGAAGGCGGACGTCATACACCATTCTTTAATGGATACAGACCCCAATTTTATTTCAGAACGACAGACGTAACAGGCACCTGTGATCTGCCCTCTGGAGTAGAAATGGTAATGCCTGGTGATAACGTACAATTAACCATTAATCTGCATGCTCCTATTGCGATGGATGAAGGTTTACGTTTCGCAATTCGGGAAGGTGGCCGTACAGTTGGCGCCGGTGTTGTCGCTAAAATTATCGAGTAA
- the rplC gene encoding 50S ribosomal protein L3 codes for MIGLLGRKIGMTRVFMADGVSVPVSVVEVHPNRVSQVKTKEADGYSAVQLTGGTKKASKVNKALTGHFAKAEVEAGDMLVEFLVDSEDTYKAGQVISVADVFTAGQFVDVAGTTKGKGFAGTVKRYNFRTQDATHGNSRSHRVPGSIGQNQTPGRVFKGKKMAGHMGNVRCTVQSLELVRVDAERNLLLIKGAIPGAPGSRVEIKPAVKKQVRGE; via the coding sequence ATGATCGGTTTATTAGGCCGTAAAATCGGTATGACGCGGGTCTTCATGGCGGATGGAGTTTCAGTTCCAGTTTCTGTCGTTGAAGTTCACCCTAATAGAGTTTCACAAGTTAAAACTAAAGAGGCTGATGGCTACTCTGCTGTTCAATTAACTGGTGGCACAAAAAAAGCAAGTAAAGTTAACAAAGCATTAACTGGTCACTTCGCAAAAGCAGAGGTTGAAGCAGGTGACATGCTGGTTGAGTTTTTAGTTGACTCTGAAGACACATACAAAGCAGGACAAGTAATCTCAGTAGCTGATGTATTCACTGCTGGACAATTTGTCGATGTTGCTGGAACCACTAAAGGTAAAGGTTTTGCTGGTACAGTAAAACGTTATAACTTTAGAACACAAGACGCAACACATGGTAACTCAAGATCGCATCGTGTCCCTGGTTCTATTGGTCAAAACCAAACTCCAGGCCGTGTGTTCAAAGGTAAGAAAATGGCTGGTCACATGGGTAATGTTCGCTGTACTGTTCAAAGTCTTGAACTGGTGCGCGTCGATGCCGAAAGAAATTTACTTCTTATCAAAGGTGCTATACCTGGTGCTCCTGGCTCACGAGTTGAGATTAAGCCTGCAGTTAAAAAGCAAGTACGAGGTGAGTGA
- the rplN gene encoding 50S ribosomal protein L14: MIQMQTVLEVADNSGARKVMCIKVLGGSHRRYARVGDVIKVSIKDAIPRSKVKKGAVMKAVVVRTAQGVRRDDGSLIRFDGNAAVLLNNQNEPIGTRIFGPVTRELRERFMKIISLAAEVL, from the coding sequence ATGATCCAAATGCAGACAGTGCTCGAAGTGGCTGACAATAGCGGAGCACGTAAAGTTATGTGTATTAAAGTGCTTGGCGGGTCGCACCGTAGATATGCCCGTGTAGGTGATGTAATTAAAGTTAGCATTAAAGATGCTATACCAAGAAGTAAAGTAAAGAAAGGTGCTGTAATGAAAGCTGTAGTAGTCCGTACAGCACAAGGCGTTCGTAGAGATGATGGCTCTTTAATTCGTTTCGATGGCAACGCAGCAGTACTTTTAAATAACCAAAACGAGCCAATAGGTACTCGTATATTTGGCCCCGTTACTCGCGAGCTACGAGAGAGATTTATGAAAATAATATCTCTGGCTGCAGAAGTTTTGTGA
- the rpsG gene encoding 30S ribosomal protein S7 produces the protein MPRRREVPKREILPDPKHHSELLAKFINVLMVSGKKSTAEKIIYGALSVMEERVKKLKKADEEEGESGSTSGSATVLRYFENALDNVRPSVEVRSRRVGGATYQVPVEVRTDRSIALGMRWIVQAARTRGEKGMMLRLAGELMDAYESKGSAVKKREDTHKMAKANQAFAHFRWN, from the coding sequence ATGCCTAGAAGAAGAGAAGTCCCCAAAAGAGAAATTTTGCCAGATCCTAAACATCATAGTGAGCTATTAGCAAAATTCATTAACGTATTAATGGTCAGTGGTAAAAAATCTACCGCTGAAAAAATAATTTACGGTGCTTTATCTGTTATGGAAGAGCGCGTAAAGAAACTTAAAAAAGCAGATGAAGAAGAAGGTGAATCAGGTTCAACAAGTGGTTCAGCAACAGTTCTTCGCTACTTTGAAAATGCATTAGACAATGTTCGCCCTAGCGTTGAAGTACGTTCACGTCGTGTTGGTGGTGCTACATATCAGGTTCCAGTCGAAGTTAGAACTGATAGAAGTATTGCACTAGGTATGCGCTGGATTGTTCAAGCGGCTCGTACTCGTGGTGAAAAAGGAATGATGTTACGCTTAGCTGGAGAACTGATGGATGCCTACGAAAGTAAAGGTTCCGCAGTGAAGAAGCGCGAAGATACACATAAAATGGCAAAAGCCAACCAGGCGTTTGCGCATTTTAGATGGAATTAA
- the rplP gene encoding 50S ribosomal protein L16 codes for MLQPKRTKYRKQMKGRNRGLALRGSNISFGEFGLKALERGRLTARQIEAARRAMTRHIKRGGKIWIRVFPDKPITQKPLEVRQGKGKGSVEYWVAQIQPGKVLFEMEGVSRELAMEAFDLAKAKLPFKVIFEERKVM; via the coding sequence ATGTTACAACCTAAACGTACAAAATACCGAAAACAGATGAAAGGCCGTAATAGAGGTTTAGCCTTACGCGGCAGCAACATCAGCTTCGGTGAATTTGGTTTGAAAGCTCTTGAGCGTGGTCGTTTAACCGCAAGACAAATCGAAGCAGCTCGAAGAGCAATGACACGTCATATTAAACGTGGTGGTAAAATTTGGATTAGAGTATTCCCTGACAAGCCTATTACACAAAAACCTTTAGAAGTGCGACAAGGTAAAGGTAAAGGTAGCGTTGAATACTGGGTTGCTCAAATACAACCAGGTAAGGTTTTATTTGAAATGGAAGGTGTATCCAGAGAGCTTGCGATGGAAGCTTTTGATCTGGCTAAAGCAAAACTTCCTTTCAAAGTTATATTCGAAGAAAGGAAGGTGATGTAA
- the rpmC gene encoding 50S ribosomal protein L29 produces MKKIEELRSLSVEELQNELLSLRKEQLNLRMKKASGSLDKTHLITMVRKSVARVKTMLTEKAGK; encoded by the coding sequence ATGAAAAAGATTGAAGAATTACGCAGTTTGTCTGTAGAAGAACTGCAAAACGAATTGCTTTCATTGCGTAAAGAACAATTAAATTTGCGAATGAAGAAAGCAAGTGGCTCACTAGATAAAACACATCTCATCACCATGGTGCGTAAGTCAGTGGCAAGAGTTAAAACAATGTTGACTGAAAAGGCAGGTAAGTGA